A segment of the Hyla sarda isolate aHylSar1 unplaced genomic scaffold, aHylSar1.hap1 scaffold_635, whole genome shotgun sequence genome:
gatccttctattggcaggggaAGTCTCCCAGGCTTGGTCGGGTTCTTCTTCAGGCTCCTAAACAGAGAGGTGGTGCCAATCCCAAtgtctataactattttcttgcctctcaGTTGGTCTGTGCAGCGTGGTGGATTGACCAGGATCTGTCAAACTCGATGACTGCCTTGCCTGGAGCACTGATGGGTTCATATGAAGCTCTCACTAACTCACTATACAGGTACCATTCTCGTTCCTCTTATCCTCTTCCCTTGCAAACTATAGCTAAAGTGTGGTCCCTGGTGTTGAGTAAATTTCCGCAGCCTTTGGTGTCTCCTAGGGCACCCCTGTGGgggaatgtacatttacctcaccttcatgggttacaggaggcccGTTTCTGGGGTTCTCATGGAGTCAGGTTCGTGATTCACTTGCTCCGAGAGGATCAGGATTTCTTGTCCTTTGCGGAAATGAAAGAACGTTATGGTGTCCCTGGCAGTGCCTTTTATAGGAATCTTCAGCGGAGGCAGGCGGCTCAAGCATAATTTGGCTCCCTGACATTTACCCCTGTGTTTTCTGAGGTGGAGATTCTCCTGGGCACTGCAGATCTCACTAAACCTCTTACCCAGTCCTATGCTCTCCTTCAGACACTGGGGCCTAGCCTGTTCTCGAATGCTTAtcataaatgggtggctgatattCCTGATCTGTCTGAGCGCCAGTGGAAGGAAGTTGAGGGCTCATGTTACTCCCCGGTGGTGAGTAGTAGGGATCTGTAGATTCAGTCTCGGTATGTTTTGAGGTTATATTAAACCCCTGCTAAGCTTAAATGTATTTGGGTTTCCCTGTCTGACTTATGTTTTCGTTGTTCTGTGGAGGTAGGTACCTTCCTGCATGCGGTTTGGGAGTGTCCAGTTATAGCCTCTTTTTGAAGGGAAGTAATGGGTTTTTTGGCAGACAATCTAGATTTTCCCTTCCTGCTTACCCCGGTGGTGTGCTTGCTGGGAGTCATAAATGAGTCTCTGGTTTGCATGGACGTATATTGATCCGAGTCTTGCTATTCTGTGCCTGTAAAGTGGTAGTAATGACCTGGAAGGATGCTTCACCTCCTCCTTTGTCTCGCTGGCTGAACCTGGTAAATATATTTGTCCCATTGTAACAAGCCTTGTATATGTAGGTGCCCGAAGAAATTAGACAGGGTGTGGACTCCATGGCTTTTATTGGATGTTTCAGCTGACCAGCCGTCTGGAGTGGTCCATTAGGTTCCCTATAACAGGATATTAATATTGTAGGGGGGCTTTTGGAGTCATTGGGATGTGTGGGTGTGAATGAATGCTTGTCTCGTGGTGTGGGACTCTTCTGGAAGGTACCGGGGATTCTCTTTCCTTATGTGCTTAGTTGCCTTTCCCGTTTATGATATCCCGGTCACTGTGCTGGAGTTAACCTGTGGGCCTCCGGAGGCACCTGTTGcttgttactagagatgagcgaacttacagtaaattcgattcgtcacaaacttctcggctcggcagttgatgacttatcctgcataaatgagttcagctttcaggtgctccggtgggctggaaaaggtggatacagtcctaggagactctttcctaggactgtatcccccttttccagcccatgggagcaccggaaagctgaactaatttatgcaggataagtcatcaactgctgagccgagaagtttgtgacgaatcgaatttactgtaagttcgctcatctctacttgttacACTTTCTTGTTGTATTTCTTTATTGtatgcaaaacaaaaaagttaatacttaaaaaaatatatatatacacatgtagctgagctgtatgacatgacatcgctggatcggtgactacgttctaaaagaaaacgtttattaacaattggtaacaagtttggagatgcagtatatgatatatgtataaatgtcagatatcctatgtacatggtaatatatagatgtgttgtctgcatcatttactgctctgaattggcttctctcctgtgtgagttctttgatgctgaAGAAGAGCTGATttccaagtaaaacatttcccacattctgagcataaaaatggtttctctcctgtgtgagttctttgatgactTATAAGGTTTGGTTTCCgagtataacatttcccacattctgaacatgaaaatagcttctcctctgtgtgagttctttggtgttttttaagatttgatattttagtaaaacatttcctacattctgaacatgaaaatggcttcttatCTGTGTGAGATTTTTCATGTTCAACGAGAGTTGATTTGTAAGTAAAACTTTTTCCACatgctgagcatgaaaatggcttctcccctgtgtgagttctttgatgtttaagaaGATTTGCTTTCTCagtaaaatatttcccacattctgaacatgaaaatggtttatcCACTGTGTGACATCTCTGATGTTTAAAAAGATTTGCtttatcagtaaaacatttctcacattccgaacatgaaaatggcttctcccctgtgtgagttctttgatgttgaacaagatgtgatttctgagtaaaacattttctacattctgaacatgaatatggcttctcccctgtgtgagttcttttatgtacAATAAGACCTGATtcaaaaggaaaacatttcccacattctgaacatgaaaatgactTCACTCCTGTGTGATATCTCTGATgtctaacaagacttgatttagaaataaagcatttcccacattctgagcatgaatatggtttcctTCCTGTATGAGCTCattgatgtccaacaccccttctgtgacttttattttgctgaacatcctgtgatgactgagaagacaggacctgtatataaggatgagatgacagatcttggctgtgaagggctgagggtgtatctgggataatggaatgttcttcatatgtatcttgtgtgatatcatcatctgctttataatctgaagatataagattctcctctgatctcctggtacaagaatctgcagagaataacacacattttattatcaAAATTAACTCCTTAACAACCCAGGACACTTTTGTATTTCTAAGCAATAGCACTTTGTAAATCCACCCTTCATTTTTAAATAAGATTTACTGCAAAACTGAAGAAAGATAGTTACTATGATAGCGGAGCAGCCATACaacagtggtgtcaaactgtggccctacacatACGGCAAAACGTatactcccagcaggcctggacacCAAAAGTTTTGTCTGCCTCCTCTAGAGGATGCACACTGTCctcgaaaggtaaatcaaggcttccctctcatggtATCCCTTAGTGCGGTGGCTTTGAAACTGCggccttccaaatgttgcaaaacttaactcccagcatgcccgggagctgaagttttgcaagatctgggttTGACACCACTGCCTTACAAGGATCAGGGACACCCGTCTTTGACAACCATGTGGACACAGCCTCAGGGAAAATCACTGCTATGGGGCCCGATGAGGGACCAAATGACTGTGCCCCCCAATCCACCTGACCCCGCAGGTTATAATGGAGCAGTCATCAAAACCGCCCCCTTTATTATCCTCATGCCAGCCAGAGAATTCAGGTAAAGGATAGGGCAGTGGTTctcccccaggggtacttagcaatTCTCCAGGGGGTATTTGAAAAAactcagtaatggcagccacagccactggttactggtctggaccacctTGAAAGAAATGGTCGGCCgacgtcactgcaccgaggagcaggaggacagcaaaggggaagagCGGGCACTGGGTGCTGTGGGCAGGAACTACCAtaagctttgttgctccactccttcaactatatatggggacagtttgggggccaacagctatatttgggggtacAGAGGAAGTCTTACAACTTTAAGGGGACACAAAGCGGGTCCTATTATTGtgagtgacaataaacatggggagtctgtaaatagatggatattgtactgcagaaaggagccaaAATGTTTGTTTGTCTGGTTTTGTGAAAACgtatgtatgggagaaatcttcatggcggtctaggccagatagtgaagataAGAAAACAACCCcggttagagaagatgtcacctgtaaatcgggggactgggggGGATAGGGAAAGGAACAGGTGGcgtgttatagaggaaagtaaagcatatgaattatactataatcattacaaaatgtctctaatatggggggacaatttttggggaatgggctgtcaaggggcaCTCAGGCAAATAAAGAACCAATGGGATAGGAGATACGTTAtatatcacgggggtccgacgCTTGGGACTccttgcgatctcctgaacggggccctggcagtctgcttgAAGGGGGCGGACCAAACCCTGCATGGAGCGGcggctgacactccccctccatgtatcccatagagatacatggagggggtatgTCTGCCGCGGCATCCTGTGGGGGTCAGAACGggcgcttccggcagactgctggggccccattcaggagatcacggggagtccaaagggtgggacccccgtgatctataatgtatcccctatcctgtctagGCAGAGtataaaatgtttgtcttttgtcTATTTACACGTATAGAAAGACTTATGTCCTAATAACGTTAGTGAAGTTTTCCAGGAACCAAGTTATAAGAGGAACctttatttttaatgattttcGCTCTCGGCTCGCCAGCCGCACCTATACCTCCATTTGGACCCCCACAGGTGACCCGAACAGGAACATTTCTGTATCAGAGGGAAAGAATAAAGGGATTtagaagggtactccactgctagacatcttatccaaaggatgggggataagatgtctgattgcgggggttcggctgctggggacccccatgatctcccgcagcacctccCCATTCTAAACAAAAGCCAGATTCCTGTAGCAGTGGTCGTGTCGTCATGGCCATTCCCCCTCGTGTTgtcgcaccccctcccatagacaggaatggagggggtgtggccatgtatctccagctcttccatagatctcccagcagcaggacccctgtgatcagacatcttatcccctatcctttagataagatGATTagaggcggagtaaccctttaaaggccaGTGCACATACCATTCATCAGAAGAAGGGTCATGCATGAAACTTGCTGGGTGTCCTACGGTGGCCTTGaatcctgtggatagtggatatatgtttgatcactggggtccgaccactgagacccccacgatctccatccTGGTATCCTGtttgtgtatctccggctctcccatagagatttatgGAGAGACATGTCGGGCACCTCTTAGTGCGGTGGTGGACAATAATCCCTGCACGGAGCGGAGGTCACCTGTGCCTGGAGAGATCGggggtgccaggcaggagatcatgggggtctcggcggccggacccccatgatcagacaattATTCCCTCTCCTCAGAATTCTTTGGAAGGTACCAACGCCATCTTGTGTAGCGGTTCGGACATAAGTTTGCAGCTTCTTTGTCGCTGACTGACCCCTGGTAGGACCCATAGCTGGGCTAACTGAACTAAGGCTTTTCGGGGTCTTTGGGGCAGAAGAAAGTGTCCAGGACAATTAAAGACATGGGATCTATGCAGAGTTACTACAACGAGTCCGCTCAGCGTACAAAAGGGAAGAGAACGACGTCACCTGTTTGCCCTGAAGTCCCAAAGATTCCAGTTACACTAATACTTCCgaaaaatattattgcagccggTGACTTAATAGAATCTGTGACCCTTCTCTGtgtttagtggttactactcacctgggcggttacctgtaggaatgtcctccttatactgctcatcaccgctcacatctgtctcttcttctacttttactattatgtctggagcattaatatagatcagatctttccctgtaggaatgtcccccttaaactgctcatcaccgctcacatctgtctcctcttcttcctttatatctgtcatattaatatagatcagatctttctctgtaagaatgtcctccttatactgctcagtactgctcacatctgtctcttcttcttcccttatgtctgtagcattaatcgaGATGAGATCttcccctgtaggaatgtcctccttatactgcttatcaccgctcacatctgtatcTTCATCTTTTATATCTGTAGGATTAATATaggtcagatctttccctgtaggaatgtcctccttatactgcttatcaccgctcacatctgtatcTTCATCTTTTATATCTGTaggattaatatagatcagatattTCCCTGTGGTAATGTCCTCCATATTCTTCTcatcaagaggacggggacacctctctggtgctgttctcttactggatctgactgtagggaacacatacagagactgaattcattctttacatacaaataatgagaggacgtgtgtatatagtcatgtctattacctggtgatgtgaggggctgctgatcctccatcatgacctgatccttgtactgatccttgtgtccttctacatactcccactcctccatggaaaaaatagaccgccacgtcctgacaccttataggaacctgacacataatgatacagtcatcaccagacccctccattactgtataaagtcccagcagtgtcacctctccagtcatcaccagaccctccattactgtttaatgtcccagcattcccagcagtgtcacctctccagtcatcaccagacccctccattactgtataatgtcccagcattcccagcagtgtcacctctccagtcatcaccagacccctccattactgtataatgtcccagcagtgtcacctctccagtcatcaccagacccctccaatactgtataatgtcccagcattcccagcagtgtcacctctccagtcgtcaccagacccctccattactgtataatgtcccagcattcccagcagtgtcacctctccagtcatcaccagacccctccattactgtataatgtcccagcagtgtcacctctccagtcatcaccagacccctccaatactgtataatgtcccagcattcccagcagtgtcacctctccagtcgtcACCAgattcctccattactgtataatgtcccagcagtgtcacctctccagtcatcaccagacccctccattactgtataatgtcccagcagtgtcacctctccagtcatcaccagaccccctccattactgtataatgtcccagcagtgtcacctctccagtcatcaccagaccccctccattactgtataatgtcccagcagtgtcacctctccagtcatcaccagacccctccattactgtataatgtcccagaagggtcacctctccagttatcaccagacccctccattactgtataatatcccagcagggtcacctctcagttatcaccagactcctccattactgtataatgtcccagcagtgtcacctctccagtcatcaccagacccctccattactgtataatgtcccagcattcccagcagtgtcacctctccagtcatcaccagacccctccattactgtataatgtcccagcagtgtcacctctccagtcatcaccagacccctccattactgtataatgtcccagcattcccagcagtgtcacctctccagtcatcaccagacccctccattactgtataaagtcccagcagtgtcacctctccagtcatcaccagaccctccattactgtttaatgtcccagcattcccagcagtgtcacctctccagtcatcaccagacccctccattactgtataatgtcccagcattcccagcagtgtcacctcttcagtcatcaccagacccctccattactgtataatgtcccagcattcccagcagtgtcacctctccagtcatcaccagacccctccattactgtataatgtcccagcagtgtcacctctccagtcatcaccagacccctccaatactgtataatgtcccagcattcccagcagtgtcacctctccagtcgtcaccagacccctccattactgtataatgtcccagcagtgtcacctctccagtcatcaccagacccctccattactgtataatgtcccagcagtgtcacctctccagtcatcaccagaccccctccattactgtataatgtcccagcagtgtcacctctccagtcatcaccagacccctccattactgtataatgtcccagaagggtcacctctccagttatcaccagacccctccattactgtataatgtcccagaagggtcacctctccagttatcaccagacccctccattactgtataatgtcccagaagggtcacctctccagttatcaccagacccctccattactgtataatatcccagcagggtcacctctcagttatcaccagactcctccattactgtataatgtcccagcagtgtcacctctccagtcatcaccagacccctccattactgtataatgtcccagcattcccagcagtgtcacctctccagtcatcaccagacccctccattactgtataatgtcccagcagtgtcacctctccagtcatcaccagacccctccattactgtataatgtcccagcattcccatcagtgtcacctctccagtcatcaccagacccctccattactgtataatgtcccagcagtgtcacctctccagtcatcaccagacccctccattactatataatgtcccagcagtgtcacctctccagtcatcaccagacccctccattactgtataatgtcccagcagggtcacctctccagtcatcaccagacccctccattactgtataatgtcccagcagggtcacctctccagtcagcagctccatcatcttgttgatgagttctcggatcttctgttcatccatttcctcatgtatcagggagtgactgcgcccactagaggacttcttcactactgtgtaatcctgtgtatggagagacacattaatatcactacatacattcccagaatccctcacctctccagtcatatccatctgtaattacatagataagaatgaggtcatgtgacatcactcccagaatccctcacctctccagtcatatccatctgttattacatagataagaatgaggtcatgtgacatcactcccagaatccctcacctctccagtcatatccatctgttattagatagataagaatgaggtcatgtgacatcactcccagaatccctcacctctccagtcatagccatctgttattacatagataagaatgaggtcatgtgacatcactcccagaatccctcacctctccagtcatatccatctgttattacatagataagaatgaggtcatgtgacatcactcccagaatccctcacctctccagtcatatccatctgttattacatagataagaatgaggtcatgtgaaatcactcccagaatccctcacctctccagtaagacggaagagtatctgtagggtgaggtttatgatcctgtcggccatcttgttcctgtctctctccatggttgatgggtcatccaggagaattctcttatatagaagacatcagcagaggatcctggattggagaaacctgaagggaagaagaggagacgatgataaaccgcaccagattctatggagaaataaaatccatttcctggagataatctggggaaacatctgaggagacattatagtcacaatAATGGAGGCTGTAAACCTAGTCAGGGTCCATCATAGTCTGTGGTGGAGTCATGGGGGATGGGTAGAATATGGAGACAGGAATCCACTGCCCATGTTATCCAGGAAATACCAGAAGCCACGAGTGGTGAGAAGAGGGAAATGGTGGACAAAGTGTCTGTATGCATACGTATACGCTTATTGTGAGCGGCTTTACCTCATCTCACCTTCTCTCATAGTGGACCGAGGACATCTAGACCTGATATTCCTTCATTGTATGTATCCCACtgcaaacaaaccattgtgcctccccctTAGGGGGTGTAAAGACTTCTTTATGTCGGGAGTGCCCACATTATGGATCCTTTTCATCTGGAACACGTTGTTTGTGGTAACAAAGGGGATGGAAAagaggggccccgagcagagatgGGAGAAtcctgaggagagaccatatgttATCGCTGTGCCTCGTGTGCAGGCTGTGCGGCCGTAAGGAAGGAGGTAGAAGCAGCCACCGGGACCACAGTGGTGGCCATCTTAGATTGCTGTATGGAAGAAATGGCTAGTACCCCGGGAAGACATTAACCAGATGACAGGTTGAGCAGGGAGGTGACCTGCAGCCCTTCACTATACaaacacgccccttccatagacctgcattgagagggcgtaacGGAACAAGGGGTGTGGCTATGCAAGCACAACCCTCGCTCCCATCGTTCGGAACACTCGGgcagcagagtacacctttaatgggTTAATCATTAGCGgggagtcctggctgcttatagctcctaAGCTCTAAATCCCATATGgggcgcagggcgtaaatgtaccgcatgttcttaaaggagttctgtagtaaaaaaataaccaacggataggggacaagttatagatcgcgggggtctgactgctgggaccccctgcaatctcttgtAAGGGGCCCCGACAGTCTGCAGAAAGAGGGCGTGCCAACCCCTGCACAGAGTGGTGGCCaaaacgccccctccatgtatcccttaGAAATACATGAAGAGGGAGCTTTGGCAGCTGCTTCCTGTGGGGGTCAGATCGCCTGCTTCCTGCAAACTGCTGGGCCCCCatacaggagatagcgggggatCCCAGCTGTCAGGCatctgcaatctataacttatgttATTTTACACTGTACTAGTCCTTTAAGGGTAAATAttaaacatccccaataatcttgatctgatggtgaccgcacacacatacctgtatctgtagaggagccgtgtgcttacaggacctgcgatgatgtcaccgtcatgtgatcagtcacagggaggaggaggagtcacatgatcaggggctgctgctctgagagatctccacacacaacacaacagcagtgactgccccaccaggacctgctctgtatctgctacatgctggaggtgtaggacctgtgatgatgtcacaatcatgtgaccagtacccatttcggggggggggggggagtttagcAGTATAGATGTTACTGTGGCAGAAGGACCTGTGGGGTGGATCATGTGACAGTAGTGGGCGGGGTTGAGCAGTGTTGGAGAGGAGATTgtagttgaaggacctgtgataatgatcatgtgacagtagagtcctgcatacaccgagcagatgagcctagagcagcagcctgtgatcatgtgactcctcctcctccatgtgactgatcacatgacggtgacatcatcgcaggtcctgtaagtacacggctcctctacagatacaggtatgtgtgttctCTCCCTGTCAGGATTCTCTTATGCCCCTCCAGCAGCACAGATGGTATATTCCTCCCCCCCGCACACTGGTATGACCCATGCATTGTACTGACAATAAAACCTTACAAGGGTTAATCGCACCCCCTCCCCTATATAGAGGCCGATCCCCTCATCCTGTGATTTCTCCTTTGgggattatttttatgtatttttgtgttttttactttaataATATTTTATCTTTGCTCCTGGTGAGAGAAGGGTTAATATATTGTCTTGTTTCTGCTGCTGTTTGTGTTATTCCGCCATCTTTACTCATTTCCTATATCTCCGCCCAGTTGGCCCCCAGCTAGAAGCCCCGCCCTCCTGTCCTTGTGGCCCTATTCCTGTTATGTCTTTACCTCTAATATGTCaggttcttcttctccttctggtTCTCTCCCCGCGGTGTCCACATGTCTCCCCGGCCGCCGCCATCTTGTAGAAGGAGgtttatggagaactgggccgactcctctgtggatccaggctctgccgacacgccccctcccatagagatgaaaggagggggtgtggctgtgacatcacaagggggtgtggctgtgacgtgacACAATGAACCCCTATAAAGgtgactccgcccccagacatcttctccTCTCTCTGGGGGAGGGGACAGACATTGATCTATagataaaatatagtaaaatgatACATTAACCCTTCATCTCCCACATCCTATAAATCTTCCCATCTCCTCCGGCTCTGGTGTCCAAGGTGATAGATTAGTCGCCATCCATGAGTCT
Coding sequences within it:
- the LOC130342048 gene encoding uncharacterized protein LOC130342048, which codes for MEEWEYVEGHKDQYKDQVMMEDQQPLTSPVRSSKRTAPERCPRPLDEKNMEDITTGKYLIYINPTDIKDEDTDVSGDKQYKEDIPTGKDLTYINPTDIKDEDTDVSGDKQYKEDIPTGEDLISINATDIREEEETDVSSTEQYKEDILTEKDLIYINMTDIKEEEETDVSGDEQFKGDIPTGKDLIYINAPDIIVKVEEETDVSGDEQYKEDIPTGNRPDSCTRRSEENLISSDYKADDDITQDTYEEHSIIPDTPSALHSQDLSSHPYIQVLSSQSSQDVQQNKSHRRGVGHQ
- the LOC130342050 gene encoding gastrula zinc finger protein XlCGF71.1-like; the protein is HTGRKPYSCSECGKCFISKSSLVRHQRYHTGVKSFSCSECGKCFPFESGLIVHKRTHTGEKPYSCSECRKCFTQKSHLVQHQRTHTGEKPFSCSECEKCFTDKANLFKHQRCHTVDKPFSCSECGKYFTEKANLLKHQRTHTGEKPFSCSACGKSFTYKSTLVEHEKSHTDKKPFSCSECRKCFTKISNLKKHQRTHTEEKLFSCSECGKCYTRKPNLISHQRTHTGEKPFLCSECGKCFTWKSALLQHQRTHTGEKPIQSSK